The proteins below come from a single Arthrobacter sp. B1I2 genomic window:
- the tdh gene encoding L-threonine 3-dehydrogenase — protein sequence MKALYKAGPQAGFELVDRPEPAAGPADVKIRVMTTGICGTDLHIQSWDSWAQGIIEAPLIPGHEFYGEVVEVGEDVRDVKVGDRVSGEGHVVCGICRNCRAGRRQMCIHTVSVGVQRDGAFAEYVVIPETNVWVHHDPSVTPELGAIFDPFGNAVHTALSFPLVGEDVLITGAGPIGLMAIAVARHAGARKIAITDVSRPRLDLARQLGADLAIDVSTTRVRDAQRELGMREGFDVGMEMSGHPSALPEMIDNMNHGGRIAMLGLPSQEIIIDWGKVVTHMLTLKGIYGREMYETWYAMSAMLSSNPVLHAGISAVVTDTLPATDWEKGFDIARSGVGGKVVLDWTRL from the coding sequence ATGAAGGCCCTCTACAAGGCCGGCCCGCAGGCCGGTTTCGAACTCGTCGACCGGCCCGAACCTGCGGCCGGCCCGGCGGATGTGAAGATCCGGGTCATGACCACCGGGATCTGCGGCACCGATCTGCACATCCAGTCCTGGGACTCCTGGGCGCAGGGGATCATCGAAGCGCCCCTCATCCCCGGCCACGAGTTCTACGGCGAAGTGGTGGAGGTTGGAGAAGATGTCCGTGATGTCAAGGTGGGCGACAGGGTCTCCGGCGAAGGCCACGTAGTCTGCGGCATCTGCCGGAACTGCCGGGCAGGACGCCGCCAGATGTGCATCCATACAGTCAGCGTGGGAGTCCAGCGCGACGGCGCGTTCGCCGAGTACGTGGTAATTCCCGAAACCAATGTCTGGGTCCACCACGATCCCTCCGTGACGCCCGAGCTTGGCGCCATCTTCGATCCCTTCGGCAACGCGGTGCACACCGCACTGAGCTTCCCGCTGGTCGGCGAAGACGTCCTCATCACGGGCGCAGGCCCCATCGGCCTGATGGCCATCGCCGTCGCCCGCCATGCCGGGGCGCGCAAGATCGCCATTACCGACGTTTCCCGGCCACGGCTGGACCTGGCCCGGCAGCTCGGGGCTGACCTCGCCATCGACGTCTCCACCACCCGGGTGCGCGACGCCCAGCGTGAGCTCGGCATGCGCGAGGGCTTCGACGTCGGCATGGAAATGTCCGGCCACCCCTCCGCCCTGCCTGAGATGATCGACAACATGAACCACGGCGGCCGGATCGCCATGCTGGGGCTGCCCAGCCAGGAGATCATCATCGACTGGGGCAAGGTGGTCACCCACATGCTCACGCTCAAGGGCATCTACGGCCGCGAGATGTACGAAACCTGGTACGCCATGAGCGCCATGCTCTCCTCCAACCCCGTGCTGCACGCGGGTATCTCCGCCGTTGTCACGGACACGCTGCCGGCCACGGACTGGGAGAAGGGCTTCGACATTGCCCGCAGCGGCGTGGGCGGCAAAGTTGTCCTCGACTGGACCCGACTGTAA
- a CDS encoding LysR family transcriptional regulator, translating into MEIHQLEILRELGALGSVKAVADTLMVTPSAVSQQLAHLQRTVEVPLTRKEGRNLVLTEAGQVLADAGAAVVSAMADARGALGTYHDSPAGRVTLSGFHSAGQALFAPLARMLDQPEHPRIELSDEDVAQQDFPALTARYDLVLAHRMDHSPRWPAERVAVIPLAHEPLDVALPAGHPLAQKDRVTADDVGAEAWVTSHPGYSPADVLSAVAAVSSREPNIVHRINDYSTVAALVAAGGVVGLLPRYTAGPVLNPDIVLRPLEGISTRRRIDLLARPENLKRRAVVMVCEALEDIMAGLVQQG; encoded by the coding sequence GTGGAGATACATCAGCTGGAGATCCTGCGGGAACTGGGAGCGCTGGGAAGTGTGAAGGCGGTTGCAGACACACTCATGGTCACCCCGTCGGCCGTCTCGCAGCAACTGGCCCACCTGCAGCGGACAGTGGAGGTGCCGCTGACGCGAAAGGAGGGCCGGAACCTGGTGCTCACGGAAGCGGGCCAGGTGCTCGCCGACGCAGGCGCCGCCGTCGTCAGTGCCATGGCCGACGCCCGTGGAGCCCTGGGCACGTACCACGACTCGCCAGCGGGCAGGGTGACGCTCAGCGGTTTCCACAGTGCCGGACAGGCGTTGTTCGCGCCGCTGGCGCGGATGCTGGACCAGCCCGAACATCCGCGGATTGAACTTTCCGACGAGGACGTTGCCCAGCAGGACTTCCCTGCCCTCACCGCACGGTACGACCTGGTCCTGGCGCACCGCATGGACCACAGTCCCCGCTGGCCGGCGGAACGGGTGGCCGTGATCCCGCTGGCCCACGAACCTTTGGACGTTGCACTGCCCGCCGGTCACCCACTGGCGCAAAAGGACAGGGTGACGGCGGACGACGTCGGCGCGGAGGCCTGGGTGACCAGCCACCCCGGCTACTCCCCCGCCGATGTCCTGTCCGCCGTCGCCGCCGTTTCCAGCCGTGAGCCCAACATCGTCCACCGCATCAACGACTACTCCACCGTGGCCGCGCTGGTGGCCGCCGGCGGTGTGGTGGGCCTGCTGCCCAGGTACACCGCAGGGCCGGTCCTCAACCCCGACATCGTGCTGCGGCCGCTGGAGGGCATCAGCACGCGACGCAGGATCGACCTGCTGGCCAGGCCGGAGAACCTGAAGCGCCGGGCCGTGGTCATGGTCTGTGAGGCGCTGGAGGACATCATGGCCGGACTGGTACAGCAGGGCTGA
- the gatB gene encoding Asp-tRNA(Asn)/Glu-tRNA(Gln) amidotransferase subunit GatB, with amino-acid sequence MNTDDILSFEEAMEKYDPVLGFEVHVELNTKTKMFSSAPNVFGDEPNTNVNEVDLGMPGVLPVVNKTAVESSIKIGLALNCKIAETCRFARKNYFYPDTPKNFQTSQYDEPIAYDGYLDVELEDGTVFRVEIERAHMEEDAGKLTHMGGATGRIQGADFSLVDYNRAGVPLVEIVTKPIEGAGSRAPELAKAYVAAVREIVKSLGVSDARMERGNVRCDANVSLRPHGRERFGIRSETKNVNSLRAVEHAVRYEIQRHAAVLDSGNPVVQETRHWHEDTRTTTSGRPKSDADDYRYFPEPDLVPVVASREWVEELRATLPEPPAERRKRLKADWGYSDLEFRDVVNAGVLDEIEETIAAGASASVARKWWMGEIVGRAKAADVDPGQLGVEPATVVELSRMVEAGKINNKMATQVLDGVLAGEGTPEEIVEKRGLAVVSDDGPLLEAIDAALAAQPDVADKIRGGKVQAIGAIVGGVMKATRGQADAGRVRELILEKLGVTV; translated from the coding sequence ATGAACACGGACGACATCCTGAGCTTCGAAGAGGCCATGGAGAAGTACGATCCCGTCCTGGGGTTCGAGGTCCACGTGGAGCTCAACACCAAGACCAAGATGTTCTCCTCCGCGCCCAACGTTTTCGGTGACGAGCCCAACACCAACGTCAACGAGGTGGACCTTGGCATGCCCGGCGTCCTGCCCGTGGTGAACAAGACGGCGGTGGAGTCCTCCATCAAGATCGGCCTTGCCCTGAACTGCAAGATCGCCGAAACGTGCCGCTTCGCCCGGAAGAACTACTTCTACCCGGATACCCCCAAGAACTTCCAGACCTCACAGTACGACGAGCCCATCGCGTACGACGGCTACCTGGACGTTGAACTGGAGGACGGCACCGTGTTCCGCGTGGAGATCGAGCGCGCGCACATGGAGGAGGACGCCGGAAAGCTGACTCACATGGGCGGCGCCACCGGCCGCATCCAGGGCGCGGACTTCTCCCTGGTGGACTACAACCGCGCCGGCGTTCCCCTGGTGGAAATCGTCACCAAGCCCATCGAGGGCGCCGGTTCCCGCGCACCGGAACTGGCCAAGGCGTACGTGGCCGCCGTGCGGGAAATCGTGAAGAGCCTGGGTGTCTCGGATGCCCGCATGGAACGCGGCAACGTCCGCTGTGACGCCAACGTCTCGCTCCGCCCGCACGGCCGCGAACGGTTCGGCATCCGGTCCGAAACCAAGAACGTGAACTCGCTGCGCGCCGTCGAACACGCCGTCCGCTACGAAATCCAGCGCCACGCGGCCGTCCTGGATTCCGGCAACCCCGTGGTGCAGGAGACCCGCCACTGGCACGAGGACACGCGCACCACCACCTCGGGCCGGCCCAAGTCCGACGCGGATGACTACCGCTACTTCCCGGAACCGGACCTGGTCCCCGTGGTTGCTTCCCGCGAATGGGTGGAGGAACTGCGTGCCACGCTGCCCGAACCGCCGGCCGAGCGGCGCAAGCGGCTCAAAGCCGACTGGGGCTACTCCGACCTGGAGTTCCGCGACGTTGTGAACGCGGGCGTCCTGGACGAGATCGAGGAAACCATCGCTGCCGGCGCTTCAGCGTCCGTGGCCCGCAAATGGTGGATGGGCGAGATCGTGGGCCGCGCCAAGGCCGCGGACGTGGATCCCGGCCAGCTGGGCGTCGAACCCGCCACCGTGGTGGAGCTGAGCCGCATGGTGGAAGCCGGCAAGATCAACAACAAGATGGCCACCCAGGTGCTGGACGGCGTGCTCGCCGGCGAAGGCACCCCGGAAGAGATCGTCGAGAAGCGCGGCCTGGCCGTGGTGTCCGACGACGGGCCCCTCCTGGAAGCCATCGACGCCGCACTGGCGGCCCAGCCCGACGTCGCGGACAAGATCCGTGGCGGAAAGGTCCAGGCCATCGGCGCAATCGTGGGCGGGGTCATGAAGGCCACCCGCGGGCAGGCGGACGCCGGCCGGGTCCGCGAACTGATCCTGGAGAAACTGGGCGTCACCGTCTAG
- the gatA gene encoding Asp-tRNA(Asn)/Glu-tRNA(Gln) amidotransferase subunit GatA, translating to MTEQNPTGTSAETLIRLSAAQLAEKLAAGEVTAVEATQAYLDRIAAVDGKVNAFLHVNAEEALAVAAEVDAIRAAGGAEAEALHVLAGVPIAVKDLIVTIGQPTTAGSKILEGWHSPYDATVVERLRAAKMPILGKTNLDEFAMGSSTEHSAYGPTRNPWDLDRIPGGSGGGSAAAVAAFEAPLALGTDTGGSIRQPGAVTGTVGVKPTYGSVSRYGAIAMASSLDQIGPVTRTVLDSALLHQVIGGHDPRDSTSLPDPLADLVAAAKTGNVEGLRIGIIKELHGEGYQAGVENRFNDALELLKEAGAEIVEVSCPNFQYALGAYYLIMPSEASSNLAKFDGVRYGLRVLPEEGPMTIERVMGATRAAGFGDEVKRRIILGTYALSAGYYDAYYGSAQKVRTLVQRDFEAAFTKADVLISPTAPTTAFPLGEKLDDPLAMYLNDVATIPANLAGVPGLSLPGGLADEDGLPVGIQLLAPAREDARLYRVGAVLESLLEAKWGGPLLDQAPDLAGAPALETQEAK from the coding sequence ATGACTGAACAGAACCCCACCGGCACCAGCGCCGAAACCCTGATCCGCCTGTCCGCCGCGCAGCTGGCCGAAAAGCTCGCCGCCGGCGAGGTCACCGCCGTCGAGGCCACCCAGGCCTACCTGGACCGCATCGCCGCTGTTGACGGCAAGGTCAACGCCTTCCTGCACGTCAACGCCGAGGAAGCGCTCGCCGTGGCGGCAGAGGTCGACGCCATCCGCGCCGCCGGCGGTGCCGAGGCTGAGGCCCTGCACGTCCTGGCCGGCGTACCCATTGCCGTCAAGGACCTCATCGTCACCATCGGCCAGCCCACCACCGCAGGCTCGAAGATCCTCGAAGGCTGGCACAGCCCGTACGACGCCACCGTGGTGGAGCGCCTGCGCGCTGCCAAGATGCCCATCCTGGGCAAGACCAACCTGGACGAATTCGCCATGGGCTCCTCCACCGAGCACTCGGCCTACGGCCCCACCCGCAACCCCTGGGACCTGGACCGGATCCCGGGCGGCTCCGGCGGTGGCTCGGCCGCGGCCGTTGCCGCCTTCGAAGCCCCCCTGGCCCTGGGTACGGACACCGGCGGTTCCATCCGCCAGCCCGGTGCGGTCACCGGAACCGTTGGCGTGAAGCCCACCTACGGCAGTGTCTCCCGCTACGGCGCCATCGCCATGGCCTCCTCGCTGGACCAGATCGGCCCGGTCACCCGGACCGTCCTGGACTCCGCCCTCCTGCACCAGGTCATCGGCGGCCACGACCCTCGCGACTCCACCTCCCTCCCGGACCCGCTGGCGGACCTGGTTGCCGCCGCGAAGACCGGCAACGTGGAGGGCCTGCGCATCGGCATCATCAAGGAACTGCACGGCGAGGGCTACCAGGCCGGCGTCGAAAACCGTTTCAACGATGCTTTGGAGCTGCTCAAGGAAGCCGGCGCGGAGATCGTGGAGGTCTCCTGCCCCAACTTCCAGTACGCCCTGGGCGCCTACTACCTGATCATGCCGTCCGAGGCCTCCTCCAACCTGGCCAAGTTCGACGGCGTCCGCTACGGCCTGCGCGTCCTCCCCGAAGAGGGCCCCATGACCATCGAACGCGTCATGGGTGCCACCCGCGCCGCCGGTTTCGGCGATGAAGTGAAGCGACGCATCATCCTGGGCACGTACGCCCTGTCCGCCGGCTATTACGACGCGTACTACGGCTCCGCACAGAAGGTGCGCACGCTGGTCCAGCGCGACTTCGAGGCCGCCTTCACCAAGGCCGACGTCCTGATCTCGCCCACCGCCCCCACCACGGCCTTCCCGCTGGGGGAAAAGCTGGACGACCCGCTGGCCATGTACCTCAACGACGTCGCCACCATCCCCGCAAACCTGGCCGGCGTCCCCGGCCTGTCCCTGCCTGGCGGCCTGGCGGACGAGGACGGACTGCCCGTCGGCATCCAGCTGCTGGCCCCGGCCCGCGAGGACGCCCGCCTGTACCGGGTGGGTGCTGTCCTGGAATCGCTGCTCGAAGCGAAGTGGGGCGGCCCGCTGCTGGACCAGGCTCCCGACCTTGCCGGCGCACCGGCCCTCGAAACCCAGGAGGCAAAATAA
- the gatC gene encoding Asp-tRNA(Asn)/Glu-tRNA(Gln) amidotransferase subunit GatC, whose product MAAINRDDVAHLARLAHIEMSAEELDRMAGELAVIVDSVKSVSEAAGDDVPATSHPIPLTNVFREDVVGHTFTAEQALSGAPDSDENRFKVPAILDEA is encoded by the coding sequence ATGGCTGCGATCAACCGTGACGACGTCGCGCACCTCGCGCGGCTCGCTCACATCGAGATGAGTGCCGAAGAGCTGGACAGGATGGCCGGCGAGCTCGCCGTCATCGTCGATTCGGTCAAGTCCGTCAGCGAGGCCGCCGGGGATGACGTCCCGGCCACCTCCCACCCCATTCCGCTCACCAACGTCTTCCGCGAGGACGTTGTTGGACACACCTTCACGGCCGAACAGGCACTCTCCGGCGCTCCGGATTCCGATGAGAACCGTTTCAAGGTCCCGGCCATCCTGGATGAGGCATAA
- a CDS encoding CitMHS family transporter, protein MRKMLPISSMPINCAKGTAVTDATLKSVARVTPLCRCSQRRSPAVLVLLGFAMIAVFMVLIMTKKLTPVLALIIVPTVFGLFAGAGLGIGDMVMDSMKSMTSTAALLMFAIIYFGLMIDVGLFDPLVKFILRKLGNDPAKVVLGTAILAAAVSLDGDGSTTFILTTAAMLPVYLRLKMSPVVLTCVAGLANGTMNILPWGGPTARAATALKIDVNDVFVPMIPSLVAGLVVVFAFSWLLGLQERNRLRATAPEIWGVPDTLEGFDGASDGGSSVAGAGTGRGRKGGNPGGAAPAVEGSPAGSSVAVLERTDSVIEDSGTGLADTALDPNRSTLRPKLFWFNLALTVAVMVVLVANIVPLPFVFMVGAAIALLVNFPKVKDQGAQLIAHAPSIVAVVSMVMAAAVLTGVLKGTGMVEAMSAWLVQIIPSSMGPFMAVITGILSIPMTFFMSNDAFYFGVLPVLSETAAHYGVGAADMARASITGQPFHLQSPLVPAILLLVSLAKVDLGDHHKKVLWRTAVISMVMLGVGMLTGAIGIG, encoded by the coding sequence ATGCGCAAAATGCTCCCAATAAGCAGTATGCCAATCAATTGCGCCAAAGGCACTGCCGTGACGGACGCCACCCTAAAGTCTGTAGCACGCGTCACACCGCTGTGCCGCTGTTCACAAAGAAGGAGCCCAGCCGTGCTGGTATTACTTGGATTCGCCATGATCGCGGTATTCATGGTGCTGATCATGACGAAGAAGTTGACGCCAGTGCTGGCGTTGATCATTGTCCCTACTGTTTTTGGCCTTTTCGCCGGCGCCGGGCTCGGTATCGGCGACATGGTGATGGACTCCATGAAGTCCATGACCTCCACCGCGGCCCTGTTGATGTTCGCCATCATCTACTTCGGCCTGATGATCGACGTCGGGCTGTTTGACCCGCTGGTGAAGTTCATCCTCCGCAAGCTGGGCAACGACCCCGCCAAGGTTGTCCTGGGCACCGCCATCCTGGCGGCCGCCGTGTCGCTGGACGGTGACGGGTCCACCACGTTCATCCTCACCACCGCCGCCATGCTGCCGGTCTACCTGCGCCTCAAGATGAGCCCGGTGGTCCTCACCTGCGTGGCCGGCCTGGCCAACGGCACCATGAACATCCTGCCGTGGGGCGGCCCCACGGCCCGCGCCGCCACCGCCCTGAAGATCGACGTCAACGACGTCTTCGTCCCCATGATCCCCTCCCTGGTGGCCGGCCTGGTTGTCGTGTTCGCCTTCTCCTGGCTGCTGGGCCTGCAGGAGCGCAACCGCCTCCGTGCCACGGCCCCGGAGATCTGGGGCGTCCCGGACACCCTTGAAGGCTTTGATGGAGCGTCCGACGGCGGCTCCTCCGTTGCCGGTGCAGGCACCGGCCGTGGACGCAAGGGCGGCAACCCCGGCGGAGCAGCCCCCGCCGTCGAAGGCTCCCCGGCAGGATCCTCCGTGGCCGTGCTGGAGCGCACCGACAGCGTCATTGAGGACAGTGGCACCGGACTCGCCGACACCGCCCTGGATCCCAACCGCAGCACCCTGCGCCCCAAGTTGTTCTGGTTCAACCTGGCCCTGACCGTCGCCGTCATGGTGGTCCTCGTGGCCAACATCGTCCCGCTGCCCTTCGTGTTCATGGTGGGCGCCGCCATCGCCCTGCTGGTCAACTTCCCCAAGGTCAAGGACCAGGGCGCCCAGCTGATCGCACACGCACCGTCCATCGTGGCCGTGGTCAGCATGGTCATGGCCGCCGCCGTCCTCACCGGCGTGCTCAAGGGCACCGGCATGGTTGAAGCGATGTCCGCCTGGCTGGTCCAGATCATCCCGTCCTCCATGGGCCCGTTCATGGCCGTCATCACCGGCATCCTGAGCATCCCCATGACGTTCTTCATGAGCAATGACGCGTTCTACTTCGGCGTCCTGCCGGTCCTGAGTGAGACCGCCGCGCACTATGGGGTGGGCGCCGCGGACATGGCCCGTGCCTCCATCACCGGCCAGCCCTTCCACCTGCAGAGCCCGCTGGTACCGGCCATCCTGCTGCTCGTCTCACTGGCCAAGGTGGACCTCGGTGACCACCACAAGAAGGTCCTGTGGCGCACCGCCGTCATCTCCATGGTGATGCTCGGCGTCGGCATGCTGACCGGAGCCATCGGAATCGGCTAG
- a CDS encoding sensor histidine kinase, translating into MQRSGPRPPLRFSTQTLLLQLAVVLLVVLLSASVHAWLTYDRVGSDAENQALTLARTVASDPAVRAEVLAVSEQPGTPPPAELVAGPLQSSAEAARTRTGALFVVITDETGIRLAHPDPQRLGEKVSTDPSEALSGQEITTRNTGTLGPSAGAKVPVYAPGTATVVGEVSVGYSMETVAQSVARDIGPVALTAAGALLAGILGSFLLRRRLQRLTLGLEPEEISTLVHDQVAVLQGVDDGVIGVSADGRVSVFNAAAQRLLGLPDLSGTRWADAPVPEQLKSLTRAASTTAGSTADALELVAGGRVLVANARKALHRREDLGWVIMLRDRTELQQLTRQLDAVGTMSTALRAQRHEFANQLHTLAGFLGIGQHQEARDYLAGLAATGPLKFPVDQAELLQDPYLQAFVGAKGVEADERGVALRIGPETLVRGQVTEAQDVTTVLGNLIDNAVNAAVAGSAADRWVELEVLDEPGDDGGTLHVVVADSGDGLAEGTDAEGVFAEGFTTASGPVRAGGGQGFGLALARQLARRRGGDVKVLERGAKGGPGAVFMATLPHTTAGNPAATIQGAAGKDENG; encoded by the coding sequence ATGCAGCGTTCCGGGCCCCGGCCGCCGCTGCGGTTTTCCACCCAGACGCTGCTGCTGCAGCTGGCGGTGGTGCTGCTGGTGGTGCTGCTCAGCGCCTCGGTGCATGCCTGGCTGACGTACGACCGGGTAGGCAGCGACGCCGAAAACCAGGCACTGACGCTGGCCCGGACCGTTGCCTCGGATCCGGCGGTCAGGGCCGAGGTGCTGGCCGTCAGCGAACAGCCCGGCACTCCCCCGCCGGCCGAGCTCGTGGCCGGGCCGCTCCAGTCATCGGCCGAGGCAGCGCGGACCCGGACCGGCGCCCTGTTCGTGGTGATCACCGACGAAACCGGGATCAGGCTGGCCCATCCTGATCCGCAGCGGCTTGGCGAGAAGGTGAGCACGGACCCGTCCGAGGCGCTGTCCGGGCAGGAAATCACCACCCGGAACACCGGAACGCTGGGTCCCTCCGCCGGGGCCAAGGTTCCCGTATATGCCCCCGGTACCGCCACCGTGGTGGGCGAGGTGAGCGTGGGCTATTCCATGGAGACGGTGGCCCAGAGCGTGGCCCGCGACATCGGACCGGTGGCGTTGACGGCGGCCGGCGCCCTGCTGGCCGGGATCCTGGGGTCCTTCCTGCTGCGCCGCCGGCTGCAGCGGCTCACCCTGGGCCTGGAGCCGGAAGAGATCAGCACGCTGGTCCACGACCAGGTGGCGGTGCTGCAGGGGGTGGACGACGGCGTTATCGGCGTAAGTGCCGATGGCCGGGTGAGCGTTTTCAATGCCGCTGCGCAGCGCCTGCTGGGCTTGCCGGACCTGTCGGGCACGCGGTGGGCGGACGCCCCGGTTCCGGAACAGCTGAAGTCCCTTACCCGGGCAGCGTCCACCACCGCGGGTTCCACCGCAGACGCCCTGGAGCTGGTGGCCGGCGGCCGGGTGTTGGTGGCGAACGCCCGCAAGGCACTGCACCGGCGGGAGGACCTGGGCTGGGTCATCATGCTGCGGGACCGCACGGAGCTGCAGCAGCTCACCCGCCAGCTGGACGCCGTGGGGACCATGTCCACCGCGCTGCGGGCCCAGCGGCATGAGTTTGCCAACCAGCTGCACACCCTTGCCGGTTTCCTGGGCATCGGCCAGCACCAGGAGGCGCGCGACTACCTGGCCGGGCTGGCCGCCACTGGTCCGCTGAAGTTCCCGGTTGACCAGGCCGAACTTCTGCAGGACCCGTATCTGCAGGCGTTCGTGGGCGCCAAGGGTGTGGAGGCGGACGAACGTGGCGTTGCCCTCCGCATCGGCCCGGAGACCCTGGTCAGGGGGCAGGTCACGGAGGCCCAGGACGTGACCACCGTGTTGGGCAACCTGATCGACAACGCCGTCAACGCCGCCGTGGCGGGTTCAGCAGCGGACCGCTGGGTGGAGCTCGAAGTGCTGGACGAGCCGGGCGACGACGGCGGCACGCTGCACGTCGTGGTAGCCGACTCGGGTGACGGGCTGGCAGAAGGCACGGACGCGGAGGGCGTCTTTGCCGAAGGTTTCACCACTGCCTCCGGCCCCGTCCGTGCGGGTGGCGGGCAGGGCTTCGGACTGGCTTTGGCGCGCCAGCTGGCGCGCCGCCGCGGCGGCGACGTGAAAGTGCTTGAGCGCGGAGCCAAGGGCGGGCCGGGCGCCGTGTTCATGGCGACGCTTCCGCATACGACGGCGGGAAACCCTGCCGCCACCATCCAGGGGGCAGCCGGAAAGGATGAGAATGGCTGA
- a CDS encoding response regulator: MADDFRVLIVDDDFHVAKLHAAYVDSVAGFLALAPVGTASLALQAIHSLRPDLVLLDVYLPDASGLDLLQQLDVDTIILSAASDAASLRVAFRRGALGYLLKPFTAESLSQQLRSYARYRRLLGQPGALDQEAVERAKRALIPGDVTPSSKPRSATEAAVLESLVPGEQYSAAEVASRVGVSRATAQRYLSSLADDGAVDIQLRYGTTGRPEHRYGLPAR, from the coding sequence ATGGCTGATGATTTTCGCGTCCTGATTGTGGACGACGACTTCCATGTGGCCAAGCTCCATGCGGCCTATGTTGACTCGGTGGCCGGCTTCCTGGCCCTGGCCCCCGTAGGCACGGCGTCCCTGGCTCTGCAGGCCATCCACAGCCTGCGGCCGGACCTGGTGCTGCTGGACGTCTACCTGCCGGATGCCTCCGGCCTGGACCTGCTGCAGCAACTGGATGTGGACACGATCATCCTCAGCGCCGCCTCCGATGCCGCCTCCCTCCGCGTGGCGTTCCGCCGCGGCGCCCTGGGGTACCTGCTCAAGCCCTTCACCGCGGAGTCGCTGTCCCAGCAGCTGCGCTCCTATGCCCGGTACCGGCGCCTCCTGGGCCAGCCGGGGGCACTGGACCAGGAGGCGGTGGAACGCGCCAAACGTGCGCTGATCCCGGGGGACGTCACACCGTCGTCGAAACCCCGCTCGGCCACCGAAGCAGCCGTACTGGAATCCCTGGTCCCGGGCGAGCAGTATTCTGCCGCCGAAGTGGCCTCCCGGGTGGGCGTCTCCCGGGCCACCGCCCAGCGGTACCTGTCCTCCCTGGCGGACGATGGCGCGGTGGACATCCAACTCCGCTACGGAACCACCGGCAGGCCCGAGCACCGATACGGCCTGCCGGCGCGGTAG